One Polaribacter reichenbachii genomic window, CAAAACCTAATACTTTTAGACAATTCAGTTATCTATAATCCTTCACATTTCTTTGGAATTTTTTCTGGTATAAACCCATCTACTTCTGGAAACGTAGACATTTTTAAGGGCTCTATGCCTGCAGAATATGGTGGCAGATTATCTTCTGTCTTTGACATAAACACTAAAAATGGAAATACCACTGAGTTTACAGGAGATATTTCTGTTGGACCAGTTATGAGTAATTTTTCTATAGAAAATCCAATTGTTAAAAATAAGTCTAGCCTATTAGTAGGTGGTAGAATAACGCACTCTAATTGGCTATTAAAATCTATAAACAATGAAAATTTAAAAAATAGTCAAGCTTCATTTTATGATATTATTGCTAATTATAGTCATAAAATAAATGATAATAATAATATTAAAATATCTAGCTACTACAGTAAAGACCAATATAGTATTACCTCGGATTCATTATATAATTATAGTAATAAATTAATATCATTTAATTGGCAACATAAAATTAATGAATATAACAAAGCTAAACTTTCAATATCTAATAGTAGATATCAATTTGGAATTGATTATGAGAGCCAAAATTCTATTTTAGATAAAAGCTTTACTCTTAATTATGAAATATCCGATTCTGAATTAAATTATAAAATAAATTATTCTCCCAATAAAACGCACCATATAACTTATGGTATTTCTGGAAAGCTTTATGCTGTAACTCCAGGAAATTTAACACCCATTAACAATACAAATGTAGTTCCTGTTAACTTACCCAAAGAAAAAGGACTTTTATTTGCACTTTATGCATCAGATAAATTTGAAATAAATGATAAACTCTTATTAAATTTTGGATTTAGGGGTTCACTTTATTCTTTTTTAGGTCCAGCAGAACAAAGAATTTATGAAGAAAATCTTCCTTTAAGCAGTAGTAGTTTACTTGAAGTTAAAGAATATGGAAAAAATGAATTTATAAAAAATTACTTTGGGCCAGAATATAGATTATCATTAAGATACTTTTTAAAAGAAAATGTTTCTATAAAAGCAAGTTTTAATAATGTTTACCAATATATCCATACATTATCAAATAATACAACCCCATCACCAACAGACACTTGGAAACTTTCAGATTTAAATATAAAACCCCAAGAATCTATTCAGTATTCTTTAGGGGTGTATACAAATACATTAAACAATCAATATGAATTTAGTTTAGAAGGTTATTATAAAAATTTTGATAACATTCTTGACTATAAAGTTGGCGCAAAATTACTACTTAACGAAGCTATAGAAACAGAAATTTTACAGGGTACAGGAAAAGCTTATGGAATTGAATTATTATTAAAAAAAACCACTGGGAAGCTTAATGGCTGGGTTAGCTATACATACTCAAGATCTCTCAATAAATTTTTTGGAGAATTTAATGAAGAAATTATTAATTCTGGAGAATACTTTCCATCCAATTTTGATAAACCTCATGATCTGAGTTTAGTTACGAACTTTAAGTTTTCTAAAAGACTAAGTATCTCTACTAACTTTTTTTATCAAACAGGTAGACCTGTAACATACCCTGTTGGAAATTATTTATATAATGGTCCTGAATATGTTTTATATAGTGATAGAAATAAATTTAGAATTGACGATTATTATAGATTAGATTTAAGTTTTAATTTTGAAGGTAATCATAAGTTAAATAAAGCTATACATACATTTTGGAATTTTTCTATCTATAATGTTTTAGGTAGAAATAATCCATATTCTGTTTTTTTCCAAAATATTGATGGAAATGTAAAAGCGTTTCAAAGCACAATTTTTTCGCAACCAGTACCTACAATTTCCTTTAATTTAAAATTTTAGTAATGAAATTTAAAAATAAATATTATACCATCTTTTTTCTAATAGCTCTAACATTTAATAGTTGTGTCGAAGAGTTTGAAATAACTTCAGAAAAATTTGAAGATTTATTAGTAATTGAAGCAGTATTAACTAATGAAGTTAAAAATCATGAAATTACTCTAAGTAGAACCTATCCTGTAAATGCATTGTTTAATATAGCTATACCCGAAGAAAGTGCAACTGTTAAAATTATAGATGACCTAGGAACAGAATATAAGTTTTCTGAAGGTGAAAAAGGTATTTATACTTCTAATATAGAATTTGGAGCAACAACAGGTATAGGATACAAATTATATATTAAGACTAATGATGGAGAAGAATACTCAACACAAAATTATAATCTTCCAGATTCTAATTTAGAAAACGAAGTTTATTTTGATCAATATTTTGATGGAGATGATAGTGGTGTAACTTTTTATACTAAAAGTAACGACCCTACTTCTAGCTCTAAATATTATAGATATGAATTTGAAGGCACTTATAAAATAGTTGCTCCTTTATGGTCTCCTTATGAGTTAGTTGCAGAGCCAACAGTTGTTGATAGTTTACGTTTAGAATTAAAGACCAGAGAAGAACAAATTTGCTTTAAAACAGAAAGATTAAATGGTTTAACACTCAGAAACACTTCTAATACGCACCAAGATGTTATTGATCCTTTTATTATTACATCAATAAGTAGAAAGAATTCTAGAATTGCATATAGATATAGTATGTTAGTTAACCAATATGTTTTATCTAGAGAAGCTTATAGTTATTACGAAGTATTGCAAAAATATTCTGATGGTCAAGATAATGTGTTTTCAGAAAATCAACCTGGTTTTGTTTTAGGAAATATATTTGATGTAAATGAACCTAAGAATAAAGTAATTGGTTTTTTTGATGTTTCAAAAGTATATTCTAAACGGATATATTTTGATTATTATGATTTCTATCTTGGTGAAATAAGACCTAATAAACTCTCACAGTGCCCTTATATCTCTCTTTTAGATGTGGGGCAAACTGAAAGTGAAGGCTTATTCAGTAATTCACTTTGGACCTTAGTTAAACAAGGCTCAGTAAAATTTATTATTGAACAAGATTTTAATCCTGTTTCACATTACTGGGTTACATATCCTGAATGTGGAGATTGTAATTATTTTGGGACTAATATACGTCCAGATTTTTGGGAAGATTAAACTTATAAAATTTATGAAAAAAAATATCACTCTTTTTATTTGTTCTTTTTTTGTATTTCAATTTTCATTTAGTCAATTAAATACTAAAAATCAAACAAGAAGTTTTAATAATATACATAAAGAATCTATTTTTATTCATTATAACTCTAGTTTGTACTTAACTGGTGAATACATTTATTTTAAAATTTATTGCTTAAATGCAAATAATAATAAATTAAGTAATCTTAGTAAAGTTGCTTATTTAGATATTGTAAATGAAGAAATGCAAACGGTTTATTCA contains:
- a CDS encoding DUF4249 domain-containing protein, whose translation is MKFKNKYYTIFFLIALTFNSCVEEFEITSEKFEDLLVIEAVLTNEVKNHEITLSRTYPVNALFNIAIPEESATVKIIDDLGTEYKFSEGEKGIYTSNIEFGATTGIGYKLYIKTNDGEEYSTQNYNLPDSNLENEVYFDQYFDGDDSGVTFYTKSNDPTSSSKYYRYEFEGTYKIVAPLWSPYELVAEPTVVDSLRLELKTREEQICFKTERLNGLTLRNTSNTHQDVIDPFIITSISRKNSRIAYRYSMLVNQYVLSREAYSYYEVLQKYSDGQDNVFSENQPGFVLGNIFDVNEPKNKVIGFFDVSKVYSKRIYFDYYDFYLGEIRPNKLSQCPYISLLDVGQTESEGLFSNSLWTLVKQGSVKFIIEQDFNPVSHYWVTYPECGDCNYFGTNIRPDFWED
- a CDS encoding carboxypeptidase-like regulatory domain-containing protein, translating into MKSILILLLTFTLSITYGQEKEQLISALYENTKIEDVLNDLEKKTAFKFFYKNEWIDNETITKSYHNKSLKDILKDIFTDKPINFYFIENKIIFTKNNYIRDDSLFNSSNDNKSFFDENEFNDPDIIKIGKESKNNKKSKFTLKGYLKDENTNELLKGILISVKGQNTNTQTNIKGYYEIELKPGFNILRFHTLPSIIEEKKILMFNDGNFDFSFTNNSVELEEVVISANSNQNVKEAVTGLVTIHVKNIKTIPTLLGVSDIFRVATTLPGITTAGEGASGFNVRGGKADQNLILLDNSVIYNPSHFFGIFSGINPSTSGNVDIFKGSMPAEYGGRLSSVFDINTKNGNTTEFTGDISVGPVMSNFSIENPIVKNKSSLLVGGRITHSNWLLKSINNENLKNSQASFYDIIANYSHKINDNNNIKISSYYSKDQYSITSDSLYNYSNKLISFNWQHKINEYNKAKLSISNSRYQFGIDYESQNSILDKSFTLNYEISDSELNYKINYSPNKTHHITYGISGKLYAVTPGNLTPINNTNVVPVNLPKEKGLLFALYASDKFEINDKLLLNFGFRGSLYSFLGPAEQRIYEENLPLSSSSLLEVKEYGKNEFIKNYFGPEYRLSLRYFLKENVSIKASFNNVYQYIHTLSNNTTPSPTDTWKLSDLNIKPQESIQYSLGVYTNTLNNQYEFSLEGYYKNFDNILDYKVGAKLLLNEAIETEILQGTGKAYGIELLLKKTTGKLNGWVSYTYSRSLNKFFGEFNEEIINSGEYFPSNFDKPHDLSLVTNFKFSKRLSISTNFFYQTGRPVTYPVGNYLYNGPEYVLYSDRNKFRIDDYYRLDLSFNFEGNHKLNKAIHTFWNFSIYNVLGRNNPYSVFFQNIDGNVKAFQSTIFSQPVPTISFNLKF